In a single window of the Dreissena polymorpha isolate Duluth1 chromosome 3, UMN_Dpol_1.0, whole genome shotgun sequence genome:
- the LOC127871777 gene encoding putative tyrosinase-like protein tyr-3 isoform X2: protein MFGKGVVLLSVWCAGVLAVKSTWEKPPAVIECEERAKDEPFYSENLTEQSCMRTFLVDLLETNKTNDNDNITFKQFEQMMFGKQLPPSGPRVRRDIRVLNETELHKLFDAFDVLYRNGTMASFGRLHGTNTHLKHHGASFLPWHRVFIAAFEEKLREVDPDVSLPYWDYSMDYYMPKPSMSIVWSKCFFGNGVGTVLKGPFQSIYGGFNTPVSRDIAASECHGLISKEDIDELMTFCNFADITIGKTLYKNASHNLEKLHDDVHDWVGGDMGYLGSAAYDPIFYMHHAFIDYIWEKFRSRQADECNVDIEKDYREPGDYSVDPNGQQGPNDTMHGFEYLKNIDGLWKNWTTAFYSYEDAPECPKCGNSKYLYCNKSINPNRPNGVCVPKTLDLCVNPKNWTYVRDALYNQTQNHGAKLLMGPARLQGYGRTRFNTEQEGLVLLKQEIAKGKFGDFQFFILNFVQGMSGLLTE from the exons ATGTTTGGCAAAGGAGTAGTTTTATTGAGTGTTTGGTGTGCGGGTGTTCTTGCAGTCAAATCGACCTGGGAAAAACCGCCGGCAGTCATAGAGTGTGAAGAACGTGCAAAG GACGAGCCTTTTTATAGCGAAAACCTGACGGAACAGTCCTGCATGCGGACGTTCTTGGTGGATCTACTCGAAACCAACAAAACGAATGACAACGACAATATTACTTTCAAGCAATTCGAACAAATGAT GTTTGGCAAGCAACTGCCCCCAAGCGGTCCCCGAGTGCGACGCGACATACGGGTTCTCAACGAGACGGAGCTACATAAGCTGTTTGATGCTTTCGACGTTCTTTACAGG AATGGCACAATGGCAAGTTTTGGCCGACTCCATGGCACTAACACACACCTAAAGCACCACGGGGCCTCCTTCCTCCCTTGGCACCGTGTGTTTATAGCGGC GTTTGAGGAGAAGCTCAGAGAGGTCGACCCCGATGTGTCTCTGCCATATTGGGACTATTCGATGGACTACTACATGCCAAAACCGTCTATGTCAATCGTCTGGAGCAAGTGCTTCTTCGGCAACGGTGTCGGCACCGTTCTCAAGGGTCCATTCCAGTCCATTTACGGCGGCTTTAACACACCGGTGAGCCGCGACATCGCAGCTTCAGAGTGTCATGGTCTGATCAGTAAGGAGGACATTGACGAACTCATGACGTTTTGCAATTTTGCG GATATAACGATAGGAAAAACTCTGTACAAAAATGCGTCGCACAACCTAGAAAAACTACACGATGATGTACACGACTGGGTTGGCGGTGATATGGGCTATCTGGGATCGGCGGCCTACGACCCCATATTCTACATGCACCACGCCTTCATCGACTACATCTGGGAGAAGTTCAGAAGCCGACAGGCCGATGA GTGCAATGTGGACATCGAGAAAGACTACCGGGAACCGGGTGACTACTCTGTCGACCCCAATGGACAACAAGGCCCAAATGACACAATGCACGGGTTTGAGTATCTTAAAAACATCGACGGGCTATGGAAAAACTGGACCACCGCCTTTTACAGCTACGAAGACGCGCCGGAGTGTCCAAAATGCGGCAATTCGAAGTACCTCTACTGCAACAAGAGTATCAACCCGAACCGTCCAAATGGCGTCTGCGTGCCAAAGACGCTTGACTTGTGCGTCAATCCGAAGAATTGGACATATGTAAGGGACGCACTGTATAATCAGACGCAAAATCACGGCGCCAAATTGTTGATGGGCCCTGCGCGGCTTCAAGGGTACGGTCGAACGAGATTCAATACAGAGCAAGAGGGGCTCGTACTTCTTAAACAGGAGATTGCAAAAGGTAAGTTTGgcgattttcaattttttattcttAACTTTGTTCAAGGAATGTCTGGTCTCCTCACTGAATAA
- the LOC127871777 gene encoding putative tyrosinase-like protein tyr-3 isoform X1: MDAAVEKGFAMFGKGVVLLSVWCAGVLAVKSTWEKPPAVIECEERAKDEPFYSENLTEQSCMRTFLVDLLETNKTNDNDNITFKQFEQMMFGKQLPPSGPRVRRDIRVLNETELHKLFDAFDVLYRNGTMASFGRLHGTNTHLKHHGASFLPWHRVFIAAFEEKLREVDPDVSLPYWDYSMDYYMPKPSMSIVWSKCFFGNGVGTVLKGPFQSIYGGFNTPVSRDIAASECHGLISKEDIDELMTFCNFADITIGKTLYKNASHNLEKLHDDVHDWVGGDMGYLGSAAYDPIFYMHHAFIDYIWEKFRSRQADECNVDIEKDYREPGDYSVDPNGQQGPNDTMHGFEYLKNIDGLWKNWTTAFYSYEDAPECPKCGNSKYLYCNKSINPNRPNGVCVPKTLDLCVNPKNWTYVRDALYNQTQNHGAKLLMGPARLQGYGRTRFNTEQEGLVLLKQEIAKGKFGDFQFFILNFVQGMSGLLTE; the protein is encoded by the exons ATGGACGCCG CTGTGGAGAAAGGCTTTGCGATGTTTGGCAAAGGAGTAGTTTTATTGAGTGTTTGGTGTGCGGGTGTTCTTGCAGTCAAATCGACCTGGGAAAAACCGCCGGCAGTCATAGAGTGTGAAGAACGTGCAAAG GACGAGCCTTTTTATAGCGAAAACCTGACGGAACAGTCCTGCATGCGGACGTTCTTGGTGGATCTACTCGAAACCAACAAAACGAATGACAACGACAATATTACTTTCAAGCAATTCGAACAAATGAT GTTTGGCAAGCAACTGCCCCCAAGCGGTCCCCGAGTGCGACGCGACATACGGGTTCTCAACGAGACGGAGCTACATAAGCTGTTTGATGCTTTCGACGTTCTTTACAGG AATGGCACAATGGCAAGTTTTGGCCGACTCCATGGCACTAACACACACCTAAAGCACCACGGGGCCTCCTTCCTCCCTTGGCACCGTGTGTTTATAGCGGC GTTTGAGGAGAAGCTCAGAGAGGTCGACCCCGATGTGTCTCTGCCATATTGGGACTATTCGATGGACTACTACATGCCAAAACCGTCTATGTCAATCGTCTGGAGCAAGTGCTTCTTCGGCAACGGTGTCGGCACCGTTCTCAAGGGTCCATTCCAGTCCATTTACGGCGGCTTTAACACACCGGTGAGCCGCGACATCGCAGCTTCAGAGTGTCATGGTCTGATCAGTAAGGAGGACATTGACGAACTCATGACGTTTTGCAATTTTGCG GATATAACGATAGGAAAAACTCTGTACAAAAATGCGTCGCACAACCTAGAAAAACTACACGATGATGTACACGACTGGGTTGGCGGTGATATGGGCTATCTGGGATCGGCGGCCTACGACCCCATATTCTACATGCACCACGCCTTCATCGACTACATCTGGGAGAAGTTCAGAAGCCGACAGGCCGATGA GTGCAATGTGGACATCGAGAAAGACTACCGGGAACCGGGTGACTACTCTGTCGACCCCAATGGACAACAAGGCCCAAATGACACAATGCACGGGTTTGAGTATCTTAAAAACATCGACGGGCTATGGAAAAACTGGACCACCGCCTTTTACAGCTACGAAGACGCGCCGGAGTGTCCAAAATGCGGCAATTCGAAGTACCTCTACTGCAACAAGAGTATCAACCCGAACCGTCCAAATGGCGTCTGCGTGCCAAAGACGCTTGACTTGTGCGTCAATCCGAAGAATTGGACATATGTAAGGGACGCACTGTATAATCAGACGCAAAATCACGGCGCCAAATTGTTGATGGGCCCTGCGCGGCTTCAAGGGTACGGTCGAACGAGATTCAATACAGAGCAAGAGGGGCTCGTACTTCTTAAACAGGAGATTGCAAAAGGTAAGTTTGgcgattttcaattttttattcttAACTTTGTTCAAGGAATGTCTGGTCTCCTCACTGAATAA